A genomic segment from Streptomyces sp. NBC_00654 encodes:
- a CDS encoding LacI family DNA-binding transcriptional regulator, whose protein sequence is MSAPTVYDVAERSGVSIATVSRVYRNPDSVRLQTRERVLDAARELGYVPSGSARGLASRTTGILGLCFPDYADPDAESAAAMNDADDDQAVMLYSDQIIRGMERASRRHGYALLIAASLDGGPESLVAKVAGRVDGFAVLAQTVPTEDLEVISRRLPVVMLAGPREIDHLDHIVVANADGERELARHLVEDHGLRRLAFIGGEVRSPDADARFHGFREACREAGLPVPDEPDLRAGMMTQAEGARTAEALLDRADASGLPRPEAMLFANDQMAVGALQALERRGVRVPRDIAVTGFDGIPLSRMVRPPLTTVRQPIRQLGEQAVELLVQRLADRDRPPVSLELPVSMARRASCGCG, encoded by the coding sequence GTGAGCGCCCCCACGGTGTACGACGTCGCCGAGCGATCGGGCGTCTCCATTGCCACGGTCTCGCGGGTCTACCGGAATCCGGATTCCGTACGCCTCCAGACCCGCGAAAGGGTCCTGGACGCGGCCCGCGAGCTCGGCTACGTACCGAGCGGGAGCGCCCGGGGGCTGGCCAGTCGCACCACGGGCATCCTCGGTCTGTGTTTTCCCGACTACGCGGACCCGGACGCCGAATCCGCGGCGGCGATGAACGACGCCGACGACGACCAGGCCGTCATGCTCTACTCCGACCAGATCATCCGGGGCATGGAGCGGGCGTCCCGGCGGCACGGTTACGCGCTCCTGATCGCGGCTTCGCTGGACGGCGGGCCCGAGAGCCTGGTCGCGAAGGTCGCGGGACGGGTCGACGGCTTCGCCGTGCTGGCGCAGACCGTACCGACCGAGGACCTGGAAGTGATATCGCGCCGGCTGCCCGTGGTGATGCTCGCCGGGCCGCGCGAGATCGACCACCTGGACCACATCGTGGTCGCCAACGCCGACGGGGAGCGCGAGCTGGCCCGCCATCTCGTCGAGGACCACGGACTGCGCAGGCTCGCGTTCATCGGCGGCGAGGTGCGCTCGCCGGACGCCGACGCGCGCTTCCACGGCTTCCGGGAGGCCTGCCGGGAGGCCGGGCTGCCGGTGCCGGACGAGCCGGATCTGCGCGCCGGGATGATGACGCAGGCCGAGGGCGCCCGGACCGCCGAGGCGCTGCTGGACCGGGCGGACGCGTCGGGCCTGCCCCGCCCGGAGGCGATGCTGTTCGCCAATGACCAGATGGCGGTGGGGGCGCTCCAGGCGCTGGAGCGGCGCGGGGTGCGGGTGCCGCGGGACATCGCCGTGACCGGCTTCGACGGGATTCCGCTCAGCCGGATGGTCCGCCCGCCGCTGACGACCGTGCGGCAGCCGATACGGCAGCTCGGCGAGCAAGCCGTGGAGCTGCTGGTGCAGCGCCTAGCCGACCGCGACCGCCCTCCGGTGTCCCTGGAGCTCCCGGTGTCCATGGCCCGCCGCGCCAGCTGCGGCTGCGGCTGA
- a CDS encoding succinate dehydrogenase/fumarate reductase iron-sulfur subunit: MSGYEARFRVWRGDTGGGGLADYTVEVNDGEVVLDIIHRIQATQAGDLAVRWNCKAGKCGSCSAEINGRPRLLCMTRMSVFSQEETITVTPLRAFPVVRDLVTDVGFNYAKAREVPAFVPPEGVKAGDYRMQQVDVERSQEFRKCIECFLCQDTCHVVRDHEENKEAFAGPRFLMRVAELDMHPLDAAAEAGLDRRAAAQEEHGLGHCNITKCCTEVCPEHIRITDNALIPLKERVVDRAYDPLVWLGSRIGRRRNGS, translated from the coding sequence ATGAGCGGCTACGAGGCCCGGTTCCGGGTGTGGCGCGGCGACACCGGCGGCGGCGGTCTGGCGGACTACACGGTCGAGGTGAACGACGGAGAGGTGGTCCTCGACATCATCCACCGCATCCAGGCCACCCAGGCGGGAGACCTCGCCGTGCGCTGGAACTGCAAGGCGGGCAAATGCGGTTCGTGCAGCGCGGAGATCAACGGGCGCCCGCGGCTGCTGTGCATGACCCGGATGTCGGTGTTCAGCCAGGAGGAGACGATCACCGTCACCCCGCTGCGGGCCTTCCCGGTCGTCCGTGACCTGGTGACGGACGTGGGCTTCAACTACGCGAAGGCCCGCGAGGTGCCCGCCTTCGTGCCGCCCGAGGGGGTGAAGGCGGGTGACTACCGGATGCAACAGGTCGATGTGGAGCGCTCGCAGGAGTTCCGCAAGTGCATCGAGTGTTTCCTGTGCCAGGACACCTGTCATGTGGTGCGCGACCACGAGGAGAATAAGGAGGCCTTCGCCGGGCCGCGCTTCCTGATGCGGGTCGCCGAGCTGGACATGCACCCCCTGGACGCCGCCGCCGAGGCGGGCCTGGACCGCAGGGCCGCGGCGCAGGAGGAGCACGGCCTCGGCCACTGCAACATCACCAAGTGCTGTACGGAGGTGTGCCCCGAGCACATCAGGATCACCGACAACGCGCTGATCCCGCTGAAGGAGCGGGTGGTGGACCGCGCGTACGACCCGCTGGTGTGGCTGGGCAGCAGGATCGGGAGGCGCCGGAACGGGAGCTGA